In a genomic window of Caloenas nicobarica isolate bCalNic1 chromosome 29, bCalNic1.hap1, whole genome shotgun sequence:
- the CXXC1 gene encoding CXXC-type zinc finger protein 1 has product MDSEFSDAEAPPGGEENAPVYCVCRKPDINCFMIGCDNCNEWFHGDCINITEKMAKAIREWYCRQCREKDPTLEIRYRHKKWREKERDPETPKSQDTEHGRAAKVKRSARMCGECEACRRPEDCGLCDFCRDMKKFGGPNKIRQKCRLRQCQLRARESYKYFPTSDLGNGPCEEHGMPWLSDPEDAPFLDPVLRKRAVKVKHVKRRDKKSDKKRDERYKRHRPRGRHRERSRHPPRPDGRDPAGLQQCLGPGCTRGARPPSKYCGEACGVKLAANRIYEILPQRIQQWQQSPCVAEEQGKRLLERIRREQHQARLRLQDMERRFHELEGLIARAKGHPPREDEESTEGDSEDTDLQIFCVSCGHPINPKVALRHMERCYAKYESQTSFGSMYPTRIEGATRLFCDVYNPQSKTYCKRLQVLCPEHSREPKVPADEVCGCPLVRDVFELTGEFCRVPKRRCHRHYCWEKLRRAEVDLERIRVWYKLDELFEQERNVRAAMTNRAGLLALMLHQTIQHDPLTTDLRSQR; this is encoded by the exons ATG GACAGCGAGTTCTCGGACGCGGAGGCGCCGCCGGGCGGGGAGGAGAACGCTCCGGTTTATTGCGTGTGCAGGAAACCCGACATCAACTGCTTCATGAT CGGCTGCGACAACTGCAACGAGTGGTTCCACGGCGACTGCATCAACATCACGGAGAAGATGGCCAAGGCCATCCGGGAGTGGTACTGCCGGCAGTGCCGCG agaAGGACCCCACCCTGGAGATCCGGTACCGGCACAAGAAATGGCGGGAAAAGGAGCGGGACCCCgaaacccccaaatcccaggACACCGAACACGGCCGGGCGGCCAAg GTGAAACGCTCGGCCCGCATGTGCGGGGAGTGCGAGGCGTGCCGGCGGCCCGAGGACTGCGGGCTGTGCGACTTCTGCCGCGACATGAAGAAGTTCGGGGGGCCCAACAAGATCCGCCAGAAGTGCCGCCTGCGGCAGTGCCAGCTGCGCGCCCGG GAATCCTACAAGTATTTCCCCACCTCG GATCTCGGGAACGGCCCCTGTGAGGAGCACGGAATG CCGTGGCTCAGCGACCCCGAGGACGCCCCGTTCCTGGACCCCGTCCTGCGCAAACGCGCCGTCAAGGTCAAACACGTCAAGCGCCGCGACAAGAAATCCGACAAGAAG CGGGACGAGCGCTACAAGCGGCACCGGCCCCGCGGGCGCCACCGCGAGCGCAGCCGCCACCCGCCCCGGCCCGACGGGCGCGACCCCGCGGGGCTGCAGCAATGCCTGGGGCCCGGCTGCACCCGCggcgcccgcccgccctccAAGTACTGCGGGGAGGCCTGCGGCGTCAAACTGGCCGCCAA CCGCATCTACGAGATCCTGCCGCAGCGGATCCAGCAGTGGCAGCAGAGCCCCTGCGTGGCGGAGGAGCAGGGCAAGCGGCTGCTCGAGCGCATCCGGCGCGAGCAGCACCAGGCGCGCCTGCGCCTGCAGGACATGGAGCGCCGCTTCCACGAGCTCGAGGGGCTCATCGCCCGCGCCAAGGGCCACCCGCCCCGCGAGGACGAGGAG agCACCGAGGGCGACAGCGAGGACACGGACCTGCAGATCTTCTGCGTGTCCTGCGGCCACCCCATCAACCCCAAGGTCGCGCTGCGCCACATGGAGCGCTGCTACGCCAAG TACGAGAGCCAAACGTCCTTCGGGTCCATGTACCCGACGCGCATCGAGGG GGCCACCCGCCTGTTCTGCGACGTTTACAACCCCCAGAGCAAAACGTACTGCAAGCGGCTGCAGGTTCTGTGCCCCGAGCACTCCCGGGAGCCCAAG GTGCCGGCAGACGAGGTGTGCGGCTGCCCGCTGGTGCGCGACGTGTTCGAGCTGACGGGCGAGTTCTGCCGCGTCCCCAAGCGGCGCTGCCACCGGCACTACTGCTGGGAGAAGCTGCGCCGCGCCGAGGTGGATCTGGAGAGGATCCGCGTG TGGTACAAGCTGGACGAGCTGTTTGAGCAGGAGCGCAACGTGCGGGCGGCCATGACCAACCGCGCGGGGCTGCTGGCGCTCATGCTGCACCAGACCATCCAGCACGACCCGCTCACCACCGACCTGCGCTCCCAGCGCTGA